The Mumia flava sequence GCGCCACGGCGGCCTACGTCCGCCCACCGACCTGTGATCCCCGCGCCCCTGCCCGCACGAGTAGGCTCGGCGGTGAGACCGGAGGTGATCGGGGCGCGCCCGTCGACCGGGTCCGCACCTCGCACCGCTTCGCCAGCCGCACCCACCCTGCAAGAGGAGCAGCCCGACGTGAGCAGCAAGACCCTGGAGTGGACCGACCTCGACCAGAAGGCGGTCGACACCGTCCGTGTCCTCGCGATGGACGCCGTCCAGAAGGTCGGCAACGGCCACCCCGGTACGGCGATGAGCCTGGCGCCCGCTGCGTACCTCCTCTACAACAAGCTGATGCGCCACAACCCGAGCGACCCGCACTGGATGGCGCGCGACCGGTTCGTGCTGTCCTGCGGCCACTCGAGCCTCACCCAGTACATCCAGCTGTACCTCACCGGCTACGGGCTCGAGCTCGACGACCTCGAGTCGCTGCGGACCTGGGGCAGCCGGACCCCCGGCCACCCCGAGTTCCGGCACACCCCGGGCGTGGAGGTCACGACCGGCCCGCTCGGCCAGGGCGTCGGCAACGCCGTCGGCATGGCGATGGCGTCGCGACGGATGCACGGCCTGCTGGATCCGGATGCTCCGCTCGGCGAGAGCCTGTTCGACCACCACGTGTACGCGATCGCGTCCGACGGCGACCTGGAGGAGGGCGTGTCGTCGGAGGCGAGCTCGCTGGCCGGGACGCAGCAGCTCGGCAACCTGACGATGATCTGGGACGACAACCACATCTCGATCGAGGACGACACCGCGATCGCGTTCAACGAGGACGTGCTCAAGCGCTACGAGGCGTACGGCTGGCACGTCCAGATGGTCGACTGGACGCACGGCGGCACCGAGTACGGCGAGGACGTCGAGGGCCTGTGGGCCGCGCTCCAGGAGGCCGAGGACGTCACCGACCGGCCCAGCCTGATCGCATTGCGCACCATCATCGCGTGGCCCTCGCCCGGCGCCCAGAACACCGGCGCAGCCCACGGATCGGCCCTCGGCGCCGACGAGGTCGCGGCGACGAAGGAGGTGCTCGGATTCGATCCCGAGCGCAGCTTCGAGGTCGCCGACGACGTCATCGCGCACACCCGTGAGGCACGCTCCCGCGGCACCGCCGAGCAGGAGGCCTGGCAGGAGCGGTACGAGCAGTGGCGCTCCGCGCAGCCGGAGCGTGCGGCGTTCCTCGACCGGATCACCGCCCGCGAGCTGCCCGAGGGATGGACCGACGGCCTCCCGACGTTCGACGCGGACGAGAAGGGCGTCGCGACGCGCAAGGCGTCGGGCGAGTTCCTGACCGCCGCCGCCGAGCAGCTGCCCGAGCTGTGGGGCGGCTCCGCGGACCTCGCCGGCTCGAACAACACGACCCCGAAGGGCCAGCCGTCCTTCATCCCCGCCGAGCACAGCACCAAGATGTTCGAGGGCAACGAGTACGGCCGGGTCCTGCACTTCGGGATCCGCGAGCACGGCATGGGGGCGATCCTCAACGGCATCGCGCTGCACGGCCCGACGCGCCCGTACGGCGGCACGTTCCTCGTGTTCTCCGACTACATGCGCCCCTCCGTACGGCTGGCCGCGCTGATGCAGCTGCCGGTCACGTACGTGTGGACCCACGACTCGATCGGCCTGGGCGAGGACGGCCCGACCCACCAGCCGATCGAGCATCTCGCCGCGCTGCGGGCGATCCCGGGTCTCGACGTGATCCGCCCGGCCGACGCGAACGAGACCGTCGCGGCGTGGACCAAGGTCGTACAGAGCCCGACCCACCCGGCCGCGCTCGCGCTCAGCCGCCAGAACCTCCCGGTCTTCCCGCGCGAGGCCGACGGGTTCGCCTCGGTCGAGGGCGTCGCGAACGGCGGCTACGTGCTGCTCGACACCGACGGCGATCCCGACGTCGTGCTGGTCGCGACCGGCTCCGAGGTGCAGCTCGCCGTCGCCGCGCGCGAGCAGCTGGCCGCCGACGGCGTCGCCGCGCGGGTCGTGTCGATGCCGTGCCGCGAGTGGTTCGACGCGCAGAGCGCCGACTACCGCGACTCCGTGATCCCCCCGCACGTGCGGGCACGGGTGAGCGTCGAGGCGGGCGTGGCCCAGGGCTGGCGCGAGGTGGTCGGCGACGCCGGCCGCACGGTCAGCCTCGAGCACTACGGTGCCTCGGCGGCGTACGAGACGCTGTACGAGCAGTTCGGCATCACCGCCGACGCCGTGGTCGCGGCCGCCAAGGAGAGCCTCGCGGCCGCCCAGCACACCGGCGGGGTGAGCGTCTTCGCCCGCCCCCAGACCACGGTGCTGCCGCAGACCGACCACTGACGGGCGTCGGCTCGAGTCCGACGCACGAGACCCTAAGGAGACTGCGATGACCGACCGACTCCGAGCACTGAGCGACGCAGGCGTGTCCGTCTGGCTCGACGACCTGTCCCGGGAGCTGACCGAGACCGGCGCGCTGCAGAGCCTGGTCACCGAGGACAGCGTCGTCGGGGTGACCAGCAACCCGACGATCTTCGCCTCCGCCATCAAGGAGGGCGAACGCTACGAGGGCCAGACCGACGAGCTCCTCGCTGCCGACCCGCAGCTCAGCGTCGCCGAGCTGATCCGGGAGCTCACCACGACCGACGTCCGCTCGGCCTGCCGGATCCTCCGCCCGGTCTACGACGCGACCGACGGCAAGGACGGACGGGTCTCGCTGGAGGTCGACCCGACGCTCGCGTACGAGACCGACGCGACCATCGAGCAGGCCAGGACCCTGTGGTCGAAGGTCGGCGAGCCGAACATGTTCATCAAGATCCCCGCGACCCGCGAGGGCCTGCCCGCGATCGCGGCGACGATCGCGGCCGGGATCAGCGTCAACGTCACGCTGCTGTTCTCCCTCGAGCGCTACCGCGAGGTCCTGGACGCCTACGCGTACGGCCTGGAGCAGGCGGCCGCCGACGGCATCGACCTCTCCACGATCCGGTCGGTTGCGTCGATCTTCGTCAGCCGGATCGACTCCGAGGTCGACAAGCGGCTCGACGCGATCGGGTCCGAGCAGGCCGCCGGCCTCAAGGGGCAGGCCGGGATCGCCAACTCGCGGCTCGCCTACGCCGAGTTCGAGGCCTTCACGGCAACCGATCGCTGGCAGGAGCTGGCCGCGAAGGGTGCGAACCCGCAGCGCCCGTTGTGGGCGTCGACCGGGGTGAAGAACCCGGACTACCCCGACACGCTGTACGTCACCGAGCTCGTCGGCCCCGACGTCGTGAACACGATGCCCGGGGCAACGCTGAAGGCCTTCAAGGACCACGGCGAGATCACCGGCGACCATCTCACCGGCAGCGGTGCGCAGGCCCGCCGGACCGTCGACGAGCTCGGCGCGGTCGGCGTCGACTACGACGACGTGATGGCCACGCTGGAGTCGGAGGGCGTGGAGAAGTTCGAGTCGTCGTGGGGCGACCTCGTGCGGACGGTGCAGGACCAGCTGACGGCAGCGCGGGCCCGGACCGCGTGAGCCAGGACGAGAGGGGGACGCCGGTGAGCGACGACGACACGCCGGCCGGGTTCGAGCTCGGCCTGGCCTACCCGGACGCCGAGGCCCTGGAGGCGGCGATCGCGGACCTGGTCGAGGAGCGGGTGGCGAGTCGCATCGCCGCGCACGACGCGACGCTGTGGGGCCCGGACGCCGAGGAGGAGGCCGCGAAGCGGCTCGACTGGGTCGACCTGCACGTGACCTCCGCGTCCCTGGTCCCGCAGATCGAGG is a genomic window containing:
- the tal gene encoding transaldolase, which produces MTDRLRALSDAGVSVWLDDLSRELTETGALQSLVTEDSVVGVTSNPTIFASAIKEGERYEGQTDELLAADPQLSVAELIRELTTTDVRSACRILRPVYDATDGKDGRVSLEVDPTLAYETDATIEQARTLWSKVGEPNMFIKIPATREGLPAIAATIAAGISVNVTLLFSLERYREVLDAYAYGLEQAAADGIDLSTIRSVASIFVSRIDSEVDKRLDAIGSEQAAGLKGQAGIANSRLAYAEFEAFTATDRWQELAAKGANPQRPLWASTGVKNPDYPDTLYVTELVGPDVVNTMPGATLKAFKDHGEITGDHLTGSGAQARRTVDELGAVGVDYDDVMATLESEGVEKFESSWGDLVRTVQDQLTAARARTA
- the tkt gene encoding transketolase, which translates into the protein MSSKTLEWTDLDQKAVDTVRVLAMDAVQKVGNGHPGTAMSLAPAAYLLYNKLMRHNPSDPHWMARDRFVLSCGHSSLTQYIQLYLTGYGLELDDLESLRTWGSRTPGHPEFRHTPGVEVTTGPLGQGVGNAVGMAMASRRMHGLLDPDAPLGESLFDHHVYAIASDGDLEEGVSSEASSLAGTQQLGNLTMIWDDNHISIEDDTAIAFNEDVLKRYEAYGWHVQMVDWTHGGTEYGEDVEGLWAALQEAEDVTDRPSLIALRTIIAWPSPGAQNTGAAHGSALGADEVAATKEVLGFDPERSFEVADDVIAHTREARSRGTAEQEAWQERYEQWRSAQPERAAFLDRITARELPEGWTDGLPTFDADEKGVATRKASGEFLTAAAEQLPELWGGSADLAGSNNTTPKGQPSFIPAEHSTKMFEGNEYGRVLHFGIREHGMGAILNGIALHGPTRPYGGTFLVFSDYMRPSVRLAALMQLPVTYVWTHDSIGLGEDGPTHQPIEHLAALRAIPGLDVIRPADANETVAAWTKVVQSPTHPAALALSRQNLPVFPREADGFASVEGVANGGYVLLDTDGDPDVVLVATGSEVQLAVAAREQLAADGVAARVVSMPCREWFDAQSADYRDSVIPPHVRARVSVEAGVAQGWREVVGDAGRTVSLEHYGASAAYETLYEQFGITADAVVAAAKESLAAAQHTGGVSVFARPQTTVLPQTDH